One part of the Euwallacea similis isolate ESF13 chromosome 30, ESF131.1, whole genome shotgun sequence genome encodes these proteins:
- the LOC136417819 gene encoding uncharacterized protein, with amino-acid sequence MALHFEDANYERLHQILYSVIPPEKWEYLTLELDRTQHRTMSDTYYGRLISRDTGELTHIIIKIVPAYSIISDIEQLYKNEICFYNRIFPALNKFQRSKGIKNVFYNIPNYLGGHSLAEKEFIIIENIVAAGYEMLDRNIKLIKSIHLKSIFKVYARMHALSFVYKHEHPEEFKTLTDELVDSLKVFNTQGLDKPMESSYLAAIDAFNPEFEADIIKKLNRIKNVRDILGNARDEGDYKCLTHGNCLIRNMLFKSSNDEGEELQVKLIDFHLVYVSTPVHDLSYFFYSGASKKDMEKIDQYLELYYDTFSSFVKELGADPQEIYPYRALKEDWKRYSLLGIFMGITASAGFLMKTSDLNEMFENSHLPKESRKEMWSQKWMEIYKENAFKERARDICLHAINYGIL; translated from the exons ATGGCGTTGCATTTCGAAGATGCGAATTACGAGAGGTTGCATCAGATACTCTATTCCGTTATACCTCCGGAGAAATGGGAGTACCTAACGTTAGAGCTGGACAGAACCCAGCATAGAACCATGTCAGACACATACTATGGGAGGCTGATAAGTAGGGATACCGGAGAATTGACGCATATtatcatcaagatagtccCCGCGTACAGCATTATTAGTGACATTGAACAGCTTTACAAAAATGAGATATGTTTTTACAACAGAATATTCCCGGCGTTGAACAAATTCCAGAGATCTAaaggtattaaaaatgtattctatAACATTCCAAACTACCTCGGCGGACATTCACTTGCAGAAAAGGAATTTATcatcattgaaaatattgtcgCTGCAGGGTATGAAATGCTAGATAGAAACATTAAACTGATTAAGAGTATACACCTAAAAAGCATTTTCAAGGTGTATGCCAGAATGCACGCCCTTTCGTTTGTGTATAAACACGAACATCCAGAGGAATTTAAGACTTTGACCGATGAATTAGTTGACAGTTTAAAGGTTTTTAACACCCAAGGTCTGGATAAACCCATGGAGAGTTCCTATTTGGCTGCAATAGATGCGTTTAACCCGGAGTTTGAGGCTGACATTATAAAGAAACTGAATAGGATTAAAAATGTGCGGGATATTCTTGGTAATGCACGGGATGAGGGTGATTATAAATGTCTCACCCATGGAAATTGTCTCATTAGAAACATGTTGTTTAAATCTTCG aATGACGAAGGAGAAGAACTCCAAGTAAAACTCATAGACTTCCACCTGGTTTATGTTAGCACGCCAGTCCATGACCTTTCCTACTTCTTCTACTCGGGGGCCTCCAAAAaagacatggaaaaaattgatcaGTACTTGGAGTTGTATTATGACACGTTTTCCTCTTTTGTCAAAGAACTAGGGGCTGACCCTCAAGAAATTTATCCATATCGCGCACTAAAGGAAGATTGGAAACGGTATTCTCTTCTGGGAATCTTCATGG gaataactGCATCGGCGGGTTTTTTGATGAAAACCAGTGACCTTAatgaaatgtttgaaaattcccATTTACCAAAGGAAAGCAGGAAGGAAATGTGGAGTCAAAAGTGGATGGAGATATATAAGGAAAATGCTTTCAAAGAACGAGCTCGGGACATTTGTTTGCATGCTATCAATTACGGTATATTGTAG
- the LOC136417875 gene encoding uncharacterized protein — translation MAAQPLEPIYERLYRILTSIRSPEKWEYFSLELDRTQQRTTRLLSEFYTGKLINKDTGEVTHIIIKVVPSYGIIKDYEEVYKNEICFYNRIFPALNKFQKSKGIKNLFDNVPNYIGGHSHAQKEFIVMENITAAGFEMLDRNLRYIESKYLKAIFKVYARLHALSFVYKHQHPEEFESLTSDLVDILKLLNTQGLGKPIESAYLAAIDAFNPELEGDIVMKLKKIKNIQETLGNVRSYSGKYKCLTHGNCLLGNILFKYKNCSEKEELQVKLIDFQLAYVSTPVHDLSYFFYSGASKEDMDQVDWYLHLYYDTFSSFVKELGADPQEIYPYEALKVEWKKYSLMGLIMGIGVSVKKLLSKSGTEIHTMVHLPMEVKAEMYRQKMSQIHKENDFKQRAREICLHAVEYGIL, via the exons ATGGCCGCTCAGCCACTAGAACCGATTTACGAGAGATTGTATAGGATTCTTACATCCATCAGATCTCCGGAGAAAtgggaatatttttcattggaGCTGGACAGGACCCAGCAGAGAACCACGAGGTTGCTCTCAGAATTCTATACTGgaaaattgataaacaaaGATACCGGAGAGGTCAcgcatattattattaaagtggTACCATCGTACGGTATTATTAAAGACTACGAGGAAGTTTACAAAAACGAGATATGCTTTTataacagaatttttccagctttgaataaattccaaaaatctaAAGGGATCAAAAATCTCTTCGACAATGTTCCCAATTACATCGGAGGACATTCTCACGCCCAAAAAGAATTCATTGTTATGGAGAATATAACTGCTGCTGGTTTTGAAATGCTCGATAGAAACCTCAGGTACATTGAGAGTAAATATCTGAAAGCGATCTTCAAGGTTTATGCTAGATTGCACGCCTTATCGTTTGTTTACAAGCACCAGCACCCAGAAGAATTTGAAAGCTTGACCAGTGATTTGGTGGATATTTTGAAGTTGCTGAATACACAAGGACTAGGAAAACCAATAGAAAGTGCGTATTTGGCTGCTATTGATGCGTTCAATCCAGAACTGGAAGGTGATATTGTGATGAAGCTGAAAAAGATTAAGAACATCCAGGAGACTCTCGGCAATGTGCGGTCTTATAGTGGGAAATATAAGTGTCTTACTCATGGAAATTGTCTATTAGGGaatatattgtttaaatataaG AACTGCAGCGAAAAAGAAGAACTTCAAGTAAAACTCATAGATTTCCAATTGGCTTATGTTAGTACCCCAGTGCATGACCTGTCTTACTTCTTCTATTCGGGGGCTTCCAAGGAGGACATGGACCAAGTTGACTGGTACCTGCATCTGTATTACGACACATTTTCCTCATTCGTCAAGGAATTAGGTGCCGACCCTCAGGAGATCTATCCCTACGAAGCCTTGAAAGTGGAGTGGAAGAAGTATTCTCTTATGGGCTTAATTATGG gaaTAGGCGTGTCGGTTAAAAAATTGCTGAGTAAAAGTGGCACCGAAATACATACGATGGTCCATTTACCGATGGAAGTCAAGGCCGAAATGTATCGGCAAAAGATGTCGCAGATCCACAAGGAAAACGACTTCAAGCAGCGGGCTCGGgaaatttgcttgcatgctGTTGAATATGGAATATTGTAG